One part of the Raphanus sativus cultivar WK10039 chromosome 7, ASM80110v3, whole genome shotgun sequence genome encodes these proteins:
- the LOC108850769 gene encoding glutathione S-transferase T3-like, producing the protein MDFNPFHDSANFVELLNSQQNVVFGSQSEGSVSLSASQAPLVASQEAPAERKGRRTWTTTDDIVLISSWLNTSKDPLVGNEQKCTAFWQRIADYFSASPKVAGGKKITKTQCKQRWHKMNDKVNKFCGAYEAATRNRTSGMNEDDVLKMAHDIFLNNHQKKFTFEHAWKELRDDQKWCLLSVNGSSSKRRKFDNGSHSESSHAATNETNASVDAEGTPRPPGVKAAKAQKWKKVGEEKEVAGFNNMWSIKKEDLAMKTEITKMRLLESLVNKQVPLDEYEEVLKKKLIKELM; encoded by the coding sequence ATGGATTTCAATCCATTTCATGACTCTGCCAACTTTGTTGAACTACTTAATAGTCAACAAAATGTTGTCTTTGGCAGTCAAAGTGAAGGAAGTGTTTCACTCTCTGCATCGCAAGCTCCTCTCGTAGCCAGTCAAGAAGCACCAGCAGAGCGTAAGGGACGAAGGACGTGGACGACAACAGATGATATAGTGTTGATCAGCTCGTGGTTGAACACGAGCAAAGATCCACTTGTTGGGAATGAGCAAAAATGCACGGCTTTCTGGCAGAGAATTGCAGATTACTTCTCGGCGTCTCCTAAGGTTGCTGGTGggaaaaaaatcacaaaaactcAGTGCAAGCAACGTTGGCACAAGATGAATGATAAGGTTAACAAGTTTTGTGGGGCTTATGAAGCAGCAACAAGAAACAGAACCAGTGGTATGAACGAGGATGATGTGCTCAAAATGGCCCACGATATCTTCTTGAACAACCATCAAAAGAAGTTCACCTTTGAGCATGCGTGGAAGGAGCTTCGCGATGACCAGAAGTGGTGTCTACTCTCAGTAAATGGAAGCAGCTCGAAAAGGAGGAAATTCGACAATGGTTCACATTCAGAAAGCTCTCACGCAGCTACAAATGAAACAAATGCTTCTGTAGATGCTGAAGGAACACCTCGTCCTCCTGGTGTTAAGGCAGCAAAAGCACAGAAGTGGAAGAAGGTGGGTGAGGAAAAAGAGGTCGCTGGCTTCAACAATATGTGGAGCATCAAGAAGGAGGATTTGGCAATGAAGACAGAGATCACGAAGATGAGGCTACTTGAGAGTCTTGTTAATAAACAAGTACCACTTGATGAATACGAAGAAGTTCTCAAGAAAAAACTCATAAAAGAGTTGATGTAA
- the LOC108835760 gene encoding uncharacterized protein LOC108835760 has translation MASSSQNNLDNAFDDAFDDAFDAAFDKRFDQVMENLTIPIRVFAYGYAADTVDEYLRLAESTTRLCVEKFAEGIISLFGDQYLRRPTPADLQRLLDAGEYRGFPGMIGSIDCMHWRWKNCPFAWKGQYSRGSAKPTIVLEAVASFDLWIWHAFFGAPGTLNDINVLERSPVFYDIIHGQTPNVTFFVNGSEYHMPYYLTDGIYPKWATFIQSIPLPQGPKAVLFAQRQEGTRKDIERAFGVLQARFAIVKNPVLFWDKDKIWNIMMACIILHNMIVEDERSGYTLENNAEFTQGEDNRTSHVDHTFYTGAPKSFANQMDVETSIRDTQMHQHLKNNLVEHIWSKFG, from the exons atggcttcttcttctcaaaataatttagataatgCATTTGATGATGCATTTGATGATGCATTTGATGCTGCATTTGATAAACGTTTTGATCAAGTCATGGAGAATCTAACCATTC CCATTCGTGTCTTTGCATATGGTTATGCGGCTGATACGGTCGACGAATACCTCCGGCTCGCTGAATCAACAACTCGGTTATGTGTGGAAAAATTTGCGGAAGGAATTATATCTTTGTTCGGCGATCAATACCTAAGAAGACCAACACCGGCTGATCTTCAACGTCTACTCGATGCTGGAGAGTATCGTGGATTTCCCGGGATGATAGgaagcatcgactgtatgcattggcGGTGGAAGAATTGTCCCTTTGCTTGGAAAGGGCAATACTCTCGTGGTTCGGCTAAACCAACAATCGTTTTAGAAGCGGTTGCTTCATTTGATCTCTGGATATGGCATGCGTTTTTTGGAGCTCCAGGTACTTTAAATGATATCAATGTTCTTGAACGTTCGCCTGTTTTTTATGACATAATACATGGTCAAACTCCGAATGTCACTTTCTTTGTCAATGGAAGCGAGTATCATATGCCTTACTATCTTACCGATGGTATTTATCCGAAATGGGCAACTTTTATCCAATCTATTCCTTTACCACAAGGACCGAAAGCAGTTTTATTTGCTCAACGTCAAGAAGGCACTCGGAAAGATATCGAGCGTGCTTTTGGAGTCTTGCAAGCTCGGTTTGCCATTGTTAAAAATCCAGTGCTGTTTTGGGATAAAGACAAAATTTGGAATATTATGATGGCATGTATCATACTCCATAATATGATAGTAGAAGATGAACGAAGTGGATACACTCTAGAAAATAATGCAGAGTTCACGCAAGGCGAAGATAACAGAACTTCACATGTCGATCACACATTTTATACAGGTGCCCCTAAAAGTTTCGCAAACCAGATGGATGTTGAGACAAGTATTCGTGATACACAAATGCATCAACATCTGAAAAACAATTTGGTTGAACATATATGGAGTAAATTTGGATGA